The following are encoded in a window of Microtus ochrogaster isolate Prairie Vole_2 linkage group LG7_11, MicOch1.0, whole genome shotgun sequence genomic DNA:
- the LOC101985454 gene encoding beta-defensin 14-like, whose amino-acid sequence MKLHYLLFAFLILFLVPAPGDAFIHKTLRKIYCKIRGGRCALFNCIKTEEQIGRCSKRGRKCCRNKK is encoded by the exons ATGAAGCTCCATTATCTGCTATTTGCATTCCTCATCTTGTTCTTGGTGCCTGCTCCAG gCGATGCATTTATCCATAAAACCCTCCGAAAAATATACTGCAAAATAAGAGGCGGCCGGTGTGCTCTGTTTAACTGTattaaaacagaagaacaaatagGCCGGTGTTCTAAAAGAGGTCGGAAATGCTGCCGGAATAAGAAGTAG